A stretch of DNA from Clostridia bacterium:
CCGACTTCGTCGGCAGTGATATTATCGCTTGCGCGACAGTGATATTATCGCTCCGCGATAGTGATATTGCGGCTTCGCCGCAGTGATATTGCCGCAAGCGGCAGATATTTCCCCACAAGGAGCAACACCTATGAAAATCCTCAAACGCCTCGTTCCCCTGCTGCTCATCGCGGCGCTTCTGTTCTCCCTCGCCGCCTGCGACCGCATCGTCGGGCCACGCGGCAAGGACAACAACCGCAACACCTCCTCGCAGAGCACCGAAGACCCGCGCTTCGTCAAGCAGCCCGGCCAGGGAATGAGCGAATACGACGTCTATTCCTATTTCGAAAACTGCTACTACCCCGCGTGCTGGGCGGTGGAATACTACGGCGGCAAGGGGCTCGACTACGTCGAAAGCGAAACGATCGAGCTCGACGGCCACACCTGGGCGCCCTCGGCGGTCTCCACCTTCCAGACGCTCGAAAGCATGACGAGCTACGTTGAAATGTTCTTCACCGGCGGCTTCCTGGACAATCTGAAACACGCCGCGGGAATGAGCGGCGACAGCGACGTGGTCCCGCGCTACCGCGACGTGGACGGCAAGCTCTACGTCCGCACCGACGAGCCGAACGAATCGATGTTTTTCAGCATCGACCTCGACACCTTCACCATGGTCGAGAACACCGAAGAACAGATAAAGTTCACCGTGGACGCGGCGCTTGACGGCAAGCTCTACGAGCTCCGCGTCATCCTCTCCCCCTACGGCGAAAGCGGCTGGAAGATGAGCTACTGGTACCCGGAAGAGAAGGATGCGAGCTCGGAGAGCTCGCAATGATGACGCGGGCGATGCCCGCTAATGAAAAATGAAGACGCCTTCGGCTAATGAAGTTGCGCCTTCGGCGCTGATTATGGAGCAAATCGGCGAAGCCGATTTGAATATATTCAAATTGCCTTCGGCAATTTGATCCTTAATCAGCGAGCGCAGCGAACGGCTTCATCAGCCGCGAAGCGGCGTCTTCATTAGTGAAACGTCTTCATTAACGAGCGAAGCGAGTGACTTCATTTATCCTAAAAAATCCCGTAGAGGTACTTCCTTATGACCTGCACACTCTGCCCGCGCCGCTGCGGCGTTGACCGCGCCGCTTCACGCGGCTTCTGCGGCGAAGGCGCGCTCCCGCGCGTCGCGAAGGTGATGCTTCACCGCTGGGAGGAGCCCTGCATCTGCGCCGGAGGCGGCGCGGGCGCGATCTTCTTCAGCGGCTGCTCCCTGAAATGCGTCTATTGCCAGAACTGCGCCGTCTCGCGCGGGCTCGTCGGCGAGGAATACTCCGTCGAAAAGCTCGCGGAGACGATGCTCGGCCTTCAGCGCAGGGGCGCCGACTGCATAGACCTCGTCACGCCGACGCACTTCGCCGGCGCGATAATCGAAGCGGTCGCCCTCGCGAAGTCCGGCGGCCTTCGCCTGCCGGTAGTGTGGAACACCTCCGGCTACGAAACGGCGGAAACGCTCGCGAAGCTCGACGGCACGGCCGATATCTACCTGACCGACTTCAAATACGCCTCCCCCGCGCTCGCGGAGAAATACTCCGCCGCGCCCGACTACCCCGCCGCCGCGCTCGCCGCGCTGAAGGCGATGGCCGCGCAGACCGGCGCGCCCGCGTTCGAAGGCGGCATGCTCAGGCGCGGAGTAATAATGCGCCACCTCGTGCTGCCCGGCGCGTGGCGCGACAGCGTCGAGGTCCTGCGGCTCGCCGCGGACGCCGTCGGCGCGAAGAACGTCCTGCTTTCGCTGATGGCGCAGTACGTCCCCGACTTCGCGGACGCGGAGAAGTTCCCCGAGCTGTGCCGGCGGATAACTACCTATGAATATAATAAAGCGGCGGAGGAAGCCGAAAAGCT
This window harbors:
- a CDS encoding radical SAM protein; its protein translation is MTCTLCPRRCGVDRAASRGFCGEGALPRVAKVMLHRWEEPCICAGGGAGAIFFSGCSLKCVYCQNCAVSRGLVGEEYSVEKLAETMLGLQRRGADCIDLVTPTHFAGAIIEAVALAKSGGLRLPVVWNTSGYETAETLAKLDGTADIYLTDFKYASPALAEKYSAAPDYPAAALAALKAMAAQTGAPAFEGGMLRRGVIMRHLVLPGAWRDSVEVLRLAADAVGAKNVLLSLMAQYVPDFADAEKFPELCRRITTYEYNKAAEEAEKLGFDGWFQERGSATKDYTPLF